The Nitrospira sp. DNA segment CGAGCTCCACGCGGAACCGATGAAGGGTTTCCTCTGTGAGTCGTCCTTCCACGAAACTGCGCGCATAGATCCCCGGTGCGGCGTGCCCTTGAAAGTAGACTTGGTCGCCGCCTTGGGGTCCGTTCTTGCCGCGCAGAAAATGATGCCGGGCGACTTCATAGAGCGTGGCGGCTGAAGCAAAGGTAGAAATATGTCCGCCGATGCCTGGGCGCTGCTGGTTCGCCCTCACGACCATCGCCATCGCATTCCAGCGGACGAGGCTTCGGATGCGTCGTTCTAACTCGAGGTGGCCGGGATAAGGCGGTTGGTGGGGGACAGGAATCGTATTGACGTACGGGGTGTTGACCGACTGGGAGACTTTCGCCCCGCGTCCGCCCAGCCGGTCACGAAGCCGTTCGAACAGATAGGTTGCCCGCTCGACGCCGTGGTGCTCCAGTACATACTGAATGGAGTCCAACCATTCGCGCGTCTCCTGCGGATCTGTGTCGTTCATTCACGGTCCTTCGGGGCTGTGTCCTGTGCCTCAGAGGAGTTGAGTGTGTGACTGCCGGGACCCGCAAAGATCTGGAAGTGCTGCCGGTCGAGAACATCATAGGTGTTGACTAGTTGATAGCCGGCGGCTTCCATTTCGAGGCGGACTTCCTGCTTGGCGATTCTATCGTCGAAGAGGTCGAAAAAAACCCCACGAGGATGAAAATCAATGATCGCGACGCGCCCATCCGGCCTGAGCGACGACGCGAGCGCACGAAAGTAGGCGACTCGATCAATCATGAGATGATAGGTGTTACAGCTGAACACGAGGTCGACCGGCTCTGG contains these protein-coding regions:
- a CDS encoding pyruvate dehydrogenase (acetyl-transferring), homodimeric type; the protein is MNDTDPQETREWLDSIQYVLEHHGVERATYLFERLRDRLGGRGAKVSQSVNTPYVNTIPVPHQPPYPGHLELERRIRSLVRWNAMAMVVRANQQRPGIGGHISTFASAATLYEVARHHFLRGKNGPQGGDQVYFQGHAAPGIYARSFVEGRLTEETLHRFRVEL
- a CDS encoding class I SAM-dependent methyltransferase, which codes for MNYQRLNDPARDTWQKPQGVIELLSITPGSRVADLGAGGGYFTWHLAKAVGARGMVYAVDLNKAALDMIFKEMVARGTPNVRPVRATLNDSRFPEPVDLVFSCNTYHLMIDRVAYFRALASSLRPDGRVAIIDFHPRGVFFDLFDDRIAKQEVRLEMEAAGYQLVNTYDVLDRQHFQIFAGPGSHTLNSSEAQDTAPKDRE